One genomic segment of Clavelina lepadiformis chromosome 3, kaClaLepa1.1, whole genome shotgun sequence includes these proteins:
- the LOC143449178 gene encoding zinc finger and BTB domain-containing protein 8A.1-B-like → MNNAMPVKETSQTTVIKSDISLNNEEVYSEKAPVFPFVEVIKEEPLLLEEYEVSQTEIDDPSMSILNKFPPQSDIGVNATVKIVKPQSCVARNSDENAAILWRCFSINLLQVKESLQTHMRIHTGERPYQCDVCQKSFTQISNLKTHMVIYTTD, encoded by the coding sequence atgaacaatgcaatgccAGTTAAAGAAACATCACAAACAACAGTTATAAAATCTGATATCAGCCTTAATAATGAGGAAGTTTATTCGGAGAAGGCACCAGTCTTTCCTTTTGTTGAAGTTatcaaagaagaacctttgctGTTGGAAGAATATGAGGTTTCACAGACTGAGATTGATGACCCAAGTATGTCCATCTTAAATAAATTTCCTCCTCAATCAGATATTGGAGTGAATGCCACagtcaaaattgttaaaccaCAAAGCTGTGTTGCAAGAAACTCAGATGAAAATGCAGCGATTCTGTGGAGATGTTTCTCAATAAATCTACTGCAAGTGAAAGAaagtttgcaaactcatatgagaatccacactggagagcgaccttatcaatgcgatgtatGCCAAAAATCCTTTACTCAAAtaagcaatttaaaaactcatatgGTTATCTATACTACAGATTGA
- the LOC143449174 gene encoding uncharacterized protein LOC143449174 — protein sequence MRIHTEERPFQCDVCHKSFFASNSLKAHIRTHTGERPYPCQICLKSFMQNGHLKTHMRTHTGQRPYQCNVCDKSFSDYSSLKAHMRTHTGERPYQCNVCHKSFSDSRILKTHKRTHTGEQPYQCQICHKSFINNGNLQAHMRTHTGERPFQCNVCDKSLSNSNSLKAHMRTHTGEQPYKCDVCYKSFSVSSNLKTHIRTHTGERPFQCNVCDKSLSNSNSLKARMRTHTGERPYECDVCHKSFSVSSSLKTHMRTHTGERPYQCQICHKSFIKNENLQAHMRIHTGE from the coding sequence atgagaatccacactgaaGAGCGACCTTTTCAATgtgatgtgtgccacaagtcctTTTTCGCTAGCAACagtttaaaagctcatataaGAACTCATacaggtgagcgaccttatccaTGCCAAATTTGTCTCAAGTCATTTATGCAAAATGGacatttgaaaactcatatgagaactcacactggacagcgaccttatcaatgcaatgtgtgcgacaagtcattttccgattacagcagtttgaaagctcatatgagaactcacactggagagcgaccttatcaatgcaacgtgtgccacaagtcattttccgaTAGCCGcattttgaaaactcataagagaactcacactggagagcaaccttatcaatgccaaatttgtcacaagtcatttatcaaTAATGGAAATTTACAAGCTCATATGAggactcacactggagagcgaccttttCAATGCAATGTGTGTGACAAGTCACTTTCCAATAGCAACAGTTtgaaagctcatatgagaactcacactggagagcaacCTTATAAATGTGATGTGTGctacaagtcattttccgttagcagcaatttgaaaactcatataagaactcatactggagagcgaccttttCAATGCAATGTGTGTGACAAGTCACTTTCCAATAGCAACAGTTTGAAAGCTcgtatgagaactcacactggagagcgaccttatgaatgtgatgtgtgccacaagtcattttccgttagcagcagtttgaaaactcatatgagaactcacacaggtgagcgaccttatcaatgccaaatttgtcacaagtcatttatcaaaaatgaaaatttgcaaGCTCATATGAGGATTCATACTGGAGAATGA